The DNA window AAAGGTAGACCTGTAACGGGCACTTctgacagaagggtatcttGCGGCCGTTTCCATGACGTGACATGACATTGACGGTTAAAAGGAAAGTCAACCAATAAACAAAACTCCGTCGccatttcttttcttcctcaggTCGACATTACTCCATCACGTCTCCAACGAATCGTCTGATTTAGGCACCGTAGGTGTGGCCGGGCTTGGTGTCAGCGTGAGCAGTGTGGCCACGTCCTCGCATGAAAGCAAGAGCCTCCATGATGGTCAAGCCAGTAAAGATGGCCCAGATGAAGTAACCAAATGCGACGGCAGCCTGAGTGGCTTGGCAGCGGGTGTCTCCACGGCACTTAGGGACGCCGATGTGAGCAGCAACAGCGGTAGCGCCTGCAAACCAGAAGAGCGAGGTAAGGGCGAGAATACCGAGAGCGATCATGTTGTGGTAGATGCGGGGGGCAAAGAGAGGCGCCAAGGCGAGGTAGAGAAGCATGAGGATGGACCAGACGGAACAGAAGAGTAAGAAGGCGAAGGAAGCAGGCGAGTCGGTCCACCAGTGGTCGGTGAAATCAACCACTAAAGATTTGTTAGTATATTGGTGAAGAGCAGAGAGCGTCACGACTTACTGTAAGCTGTGAGGCCTAACTCAATAATGAGAAAGACAGCCAGAACGGCATGTACGATGGTTATGATTCCCAtagacatgatgatgatgatgttattGAATGTGGTAGTGTGGGTATCAAGTTTTGTCCAAGGTagaggagagagaaagaTCTGGGTCGTTGAacagaaagagagaaaaagggtCCAGCAGGGGAAAGATATAGGCagatattaaatttaaataaatcacGGCAGCTTCGGAAAAGATGATGACAGTGactttttgtcttgtcttttcttgtCTCTAAGAACAATGACGGGACAGCGTCAGTCATGTGGCTCAGCCCATCGGGGAACGTCTACGGAGAATAATCGAGGCCAGTTAATGGGGACTACGTCAGTTATTCGGCAGTCGATCAACTCCAAGACCCTCCAAGACTCGAGCCAAGCGCGAAGCTTTCCCCAAGCGAGGAATAACCCAGTGGTCAAAGCCAATCAAGAAGAATTAGTGTCTCGAGA is part of the Fusarium poae strain DAOMC 252244 chromosome 4, whole genome shotgun sequence genome and encodes:
- a CDS encoding hypothetical protein (TransMembrane:4 (i7-28o40-61i73-97o117-137i)); the protein is MSMGIITIVHAVLAVFLIIELGLTAYMVDFTDHWWTDSPASFAFLLFCSVWSILMLLYLALAPLFAPRIYHNMIALGILALTSLFWFAGATAVAAHIGVPKCRGDTRCQATQAAVAFGYFIWAIFTGLTIMEALAFMRGRGHTAHADTKPGHTYGA